Sequence from the Erythrobacter insulae genome:
CCTATATCACGCGTTATCTGGCCAAGAATGTTGTTGCCGCCGGTCTTGCGACGCGCTGCACCATTCAAATCGCCTACGCAATCGGAGTATCGGAGCCGCTTTCGCTGTATGTCGATACGCACGGCACCAATACTGCCGAATATGATGATGCAGCGATAGAAAAAGCGATCAAAAGCATCGCCAAACTGGGTGGATTGACACCCCGTGGCATCCGCACCCATCTGGGTCTGAACAAACCTATCTATCGCAAAACGGCGGCTTATGGCCACTTCGGCCGGGTTGCAGATGGTGATTTCTTCCCTTGGGAAAAGACTGACCTTGTCGATGATTTGAAGGCAGCTCTCGCCTAATCTGCTAAGCGCCGCTGATTATGGTGGCGATTGCAACTGAACCGGGCAGGCCCGAACGAATTACCGAGCTAGACGCGCTACGCGGGCTTGCTGTGATCGGCATTGTCTGGATGAACGTCTACATCTTCGCGCTCCCCTCGCAGGCCTATTATAATCCTGCTGTCTGGGGCGGGGAGGGTGCAGTTGATCGGATCATTTGGGCGACCAGTTTCGTTTTCATCGAAGACAAGTTTCGAACATTGTTCGCCATGCTTTTCGGTGCAGGATGCCTGATTCTTCTCGAGCGCGAGAAGGAGCGACCATGGCAAAGGCACTTTGCCCGCATGGCTGTTTTGCTTGCGATCGGGATTGCCCATTCAACACTGTTGGCAAACAACGATGTGCTGCGCGCATACGCCATGGCGGGAGCGGTGTTGCCATTTCTGGCGCAATTGTCCCACCGCGCGCTTTATGCGGTCGCGATTGGTTTTGTTGCAGTCCATGTTGGTGGCGGAATGGTCGCTTTTGGCAGTGTAGTGGTTGATTATTATGCTGGCCGCCTTGGCAGCGATGCGTCGCTTTTCGCGTTAAGAAACTTTGGTGATGATGCACCGGCTGTCCGAAATGCGCTTGAGCTTGGCCGGGAAGGCTTTGCAGAGCGGGTTGCGCGGCGCGCCGCTGGCATCCCGTCACAGCTCTGGGCGATCTCTGCATCGCTGCCGATAAATTTGGCAGCGATGGCGCTTGGCATGGCGCTATGGAAGGACCGGATGTTGGCGCGCGAATGGCGGACGTTTCGGTTGCAGCGGCTGGCGGCGTTCTGTGCGATTATTGCGATCCCTGCCTTGCTCGCGCTGGCGTGGTGGATTTCCTATGAAGGATTTCCCGGTTCGATTGTCGGCCCCGTTGCTCTGATCGTATCTGCGCCGTTCGATACATTGCTTGGCTTGACCTATGCTGCATTGGCGATGGCATTCTTTACGAAAAGCGGCCCTATAACAGGGATACTGGCCAATGTAGGACGGCTATCTCTTACCAATTATGTTATGACCAGCGTGATCCTCGCCGGGATATTTGCAAGCTGGGGGCTTGGTCTGTTTGGACAGGTTAGCCGGACGCAGGCCTTCATGCTCGGCTTTGTTCCGATTGCCGGCATGCTGATCTGGTCGCCAGCGTGGACCCGGCGATTGGGAAACGGCCCGCTCGAGCGGTTATGGCGTCAATTGGCGCGGC
This genomic interval carries:
- a CDS encoding DUF418 domain-containing protein; amino-acid sequence: MVAIATEPGRPERITELDALRGLAVIGIVWMNVYIFALPSQAYYNPAVWGGEGAVDRIIWATSFVFIEDKFRTLFAMLFGAGCLILLEREKERPWQRHFARMAVLLAIGIAHSTLLANNDVLRAYAMAGAVLPFLAQLSHRALYAVAIGFVAVHVGGGMVAFGSVVVDYYAGRLGSDASLFALRNFGDDAPAVRNALELGREGFAERVARRAAGIPSQLWAISASLPINLAAMALGMALWKDRMLAREWRTFRLQRLAAFCAIIAIPALLALAWWISYEGFPGSIVGPVALIVSAPFDTLLGLTYAALAMAFFTKSGPITGILANVGRLSLTNYVMTSVILAGIFASWGLGLFGQVSRTQAFMLGFVPIAGMLIWSPAWTRRLGNGPLERLWRQLARLIA